A region from the Micrococcus cohnii genome encodes:
- a CDS encoding AMP-binding protein, which translates to MTLSPSELRTVHRALAAAVDGSGDPVELTESGEALPRPEARHPRRGGHPDAAAVVRTSGSTGTPKQIVLTRAALQASAAATAERLGGAGTWLLAVGVHYVAGLAVLSRSIVAGTQPVAMRPGPFTVEAFADAADRLPAHGPRYVSLVPTQLARLLADGADPAGSDALRGFDRVLVGGARLDPGLRRRAEDAGVRVTATYGMAETCGGCVYDGVPLPGVRVETVPIRRGSALPGVPRSDQPRPDAAAPGAPALERVRLAGPMVAAGYLDDLTRTVAHFGVSDGVPTFLTEDTGRLVWPDASDDSGAPVLEVTGRLDDVLITGGVKVSAAAVQAVLESDPGVAQAHVAGVPDEHWGQRVSAAFVPAGDVPDDEGPELARLTERAGALVRERLGAAAVPKTWLALPQLPRLSTGKTDRRRVAELLAERASGTDAER; encoded by the coding sequence ATGACTTTGTCCCCCTCCGAGCTGCGCACGGTGCACCGCGCCCTGGCCGCCGCCGTCGACGGCTCCGGCGACCCCGTCGAGCTGACCGAGTCCGGTGAGGCGCTCCCCCGCCCCGAGGCCCGCCATCCGCGCCGGGGCGGTCATCCGGACGCGGCCGCCGTCGTGCGGACCTCAGGGTCGACGGGGACGCCGAAACAGATCGTGCTGACCCGCGCCGCGCTGCAGGCCTCGGCGGCGGCCACAGCCGAGCGGCTCGGCGGGGCGGGGACATGGCTGCTGGCCGTGGGTGTCCACTACGTGGCCGGGCTCGCTGTCCTCTCCCGGTCGATCGTCGCGGGCACGCAGCCGGTCGCGATGCGTCCGGGGCCGTTCACCGTCGAAGCCTTCGCCGATGCCGCCGATCGCCTGCCCGCGCACGGCCCCCGCTACGTCTCGCTCGTGCCCACCCAGCTGGCCCGGCTGCTGGCCGATGGCGCCGACCCGGCAGGCTCCGACGCCCTGCGCGGCTTCGACCGGGTGCTGGTCGGCGGGGCACGCCTCGACCCGGGCCTGCGCCGCCGCGCCGAGGACGCCGGCGTGCGCGTCACCGCGACCTACGGGATGGCCGAGACGTGCGGCGGCTGCGTCTACGACGGCGTGCCGCTACCCGGAGTGCGAGTGGAGACCGTCCCGATCCGCCGGGGCTCCGCCCTGCCCGGCGTGCCCCGAAGCGATCAGCCCCGGCCCGACGCCGCGGCCCCGGGTGCGCCCGCCCTCGAGCGCGTGCGCCTGGCCGGGCCCATGGTCGCCGCCGGGTACCTCGACGACCTGACCCGCACGGTCGCGCATTTCGGCGTGTCCGACGGGGTGCCCACGTTCCTGACCGAGGACACGGGCCGGCTCGTCTGGCCGGACGCGAGTGACGACTCCGGGGCACCGGTCCTCGAGGTCACCGGCCGGCTCGACGACGTGCTCATCACCGGAGGCGTGAAGGTCTCGGCGGCCGCCGTGCAGGCCGTGCTCGAGTCGGATCCTGGCGTCGCACAGGCGCACGTGGCCGGGGTGCCCGACGAGCACTGGGGCCAGCGGGTCAGCGCGGCATTCGTTCCCGCCGGCGACGTCCCGGACGACGAGGGCCCCGAGCTCGCCCGGCTGACCGAGCGGGCCGGGGCACTCGTGCGCGAACGGCTCGGCGCGGCCGCCGTCCCCAAGACCTGGCTCGCACTGCCGCAGCTGCCCCGGCTGAGCACGGGCAAGACGGACCGCCGTCGGGTGGCCGAGCTGCTGGCCGAGCGCGCGTCCGGCACGGACGCCGAACGGTGA
- a CDS encoding S9 family peptidase, with amino-acid sequence MGMTDTTGSAPSDRSDDTFDAAATPPQAAVETEERAVHGDTFADDYAWLRHKDQARVLEHLHAENAYTDAVTADQEPLRRAIFEEIKAHTVETDQSVPARRGAWWYFVRTIEGEQYPEHCRVPAKSTGETSQDWTPPQVHPGQRLPGEQVILDCNAEAAGHGFFALGGMHVSEDGTRLAYAVDLTGDERFELRVRDLRTSDDLPDRVENIAHGVRFDRTGTRVFYTLWDQTWRPYRVMAHVLGTDQSEDTLLFEESDPGMWTGFEASADREQLLIVVGNSEVSETWALELPDDPAVALEEPRLLVPRSAGMLADCEPLDIDGVRHVLIVHDRTADGRPAPNGMLSLVPQQRIEDRSAWRTVVPHREDVKVDGLLLNATHVALEVRRETTPRVQFASLDALVSASGPDWFEPAFDEELYACHLTWASLEAPLMRVAYTSWITPGRVLDVVTQTGQVLLRREVEVPGYDRDDYVVERMWAPASAPGSDGQPVRVPLSVIRRRDVQPDGSNPCVVYGYGSYEMSMDPVLGVARLSLLDRGVVYAVAHVRGGGELGRGWYEDGKKLAKTNSFTDFVDATRFLVDAGWADPARVACHGGSAGGLLVGAVLNLAPELYRACLAVVPFVDALTSILDPELPLSALEWEEWGNPIESRDVYEYMKAYTPYENVRAADYPAIAAVTSLHDTRVLYVEPAKWVAQLRRTVTSDQTTPLAEGGAPVLLRTEMEGGHGGASGRYRGWEDTAWEYAFLLTALGATG; translated from the coding sequence ATGGGCATGACCGACACCACCGGATCCGCTCCCTCCGACCGCTCCGACGACACGTTCGACGCCGCGGCGACCCCGCCGCAGGCCGCCGTCGAGACGGAGGAGCGCGCCGTCCACGGCGACACGTTCGCCGACGACTACGCCTGGCTGCGCCACAAGGACCAGGCCCGCGTCCTCGAGCACCTGCATGCCGAGAACGCCTACACCGACGCCGTCACGGCTGACCAGGAGCCGTTGCGTCGGGCGATCTTCGAGGAGATCAAGGCGCACACCGTGGAGACCGACCAGTCCGTGCCGGCCCGGCGCGGTGCCTGGTGGTATTTCGTGCGCACGATCGAAGGGGAGCAGTACCCCGAGCACTGCCGGGTGCCCGCTAAAAGCACAGGCGAGACGAGTCAGGACTGGACTCCCCCGCAGGTGCATCCCGGCCAGCGCCTTCCCGGCGAGCAGGTGATCCTCGACTGCAACGCGGAGGCCGCCGGCCACGGGTTCTTCGCTCTCGGGGGCATGCACGTCAGCGAGGACGGAACACGCCTGGCCTACGCCGTGGACCTGACCGGCGATGAACGGTTCGAGCTGCGCGTGCGCGACCTGCGCACCAGCGACGATCTGCCGGACCGGGTCGAGAACATCGCGCACGGCGTGCGCTTCGACCGCACCGGCACGCGGGTGTTCTACACACTGTGGGACCAGACGTGGCGCCCGTACCGGGTGATGGCGCACGTGCTCGGCACCGACCAGTCCGAGGACACCCTGCTGTTCGAGGAGTCCGATCCCGGCATGTGGACGGGCTTCGAGGCCTCGGCCGACCGCGAGCAGCTGCTGATCGTCGTCGGCAACTCCGAGGTCTCAGAGACGTGGGCGCTCGAGCTGCCTGACGACCCGGCCGTTGCGCTCGAGGAGCCCCGTCTGCTCGTGCCGCGCTCGGCCGGCATGCTCGCCGACTGCGAGCCGCTCGACATCGACGGGGTCCGGCACGTGCTGATCGTGCACGACCGCACCGCTGACGGCCGGCCGGCGCCGAACGGGATGCTCTCCCTGGTCCCGCAGCAGCGCATCGAAGACCGGTCCGCGTGGCGGACCGTCGTGCCGCACCGCGAGGACGTCAAGGTCGACGGCCTGCTGCTCAACGCGACCCACGTGGCGCTCGAAGTGCGACGGGAGACGACGCCGCGAGTGCAGTTCGCCTCGCTCGACGCCCTGGTCTCGGCTTCCGGGCCGGACTGGTTCGAACCGGCCTTCGACGAAGAGCTCTACGCCTGCCATCTGACCTGGGCCTCACTCGAGGCGCCGCTGATGCGGGTGGCCTACACCTCGTGGATCACACCGGGCCGGGTGCTCGACGTCGTCACGCAGACGGGCCAGGTGCTGCTGCGCCGAGAGGTCGAGGTGCCCGGCTATGACCGCGACGACTACGTCGTCGAGCGGATGTGGGCGCCGGCGAGCGCCCCGGGCTCCGACGGCCAGCCGGTGCGGGTGCCGCTGAGCGTGATCCGCCGCCGCGATGTGCAGCCGGACGGGTCGAACCCGTGCGTCGTGTACGGGTACGGCTCCTACGAGATGTCGATGGACCCGGTGCTGGGCGTGGCCCGGCTGTCGTTGCTGGACCGCGGCGTGGTCTACGCGGTGGCGCATGTGCGCGGCGGCGGCGAGCTGGGCCGTGGCTGGTACGAGGACGGCAAGAAGCTCGCGAAGACGAACTCCTTCACGGACTTCGTGGACGCGACCCGCTTCCTGGTCGACGCCGGCTGGGCCGACCCGGCGCGGGTGGCCTGCCATGGCGGTTCGGCCGGCGGCCTGCTCGTCGGCGCGGTGCTGAATCTGGCACCCGAGCTGTACCGGGCGTGCCTGGCGGTGGTCCCGTTCGTGGACGCGTTGACCTCGATCCTCGACCCGGAGCTGCCGCTGTCGGCCCTGGAGTGGGAGGAGTGGGGCAACCCGATCGAGAGCCGGGACGTGTACGAGTACATGAAGGCGTACACCCCGTACGAGAACGTGCGCGCTGCGGACTACCCGGCGATCGCCGCGGTGACGAGCCTGCACGACACCCGCGTGCTGTACGTGGAGCCGGCCAAGTGGGTGGCGCAGCTGCGCCGCACGGTGACGAGCGACCAGACGACGCCGCTGGCCGAGGGCGGAGCCCCGGTGCTGCTGCGCACCGAGATGGAGGGCGGCCACGGCGGCGCGTCCGGCCGGTACCGCGGCTGGGAAGACACCGCGTGGGAGTACGCGTTCCTGCTGACGGCTCTGGGCGCGACCGGCTGA
- a CDS encoding TrkA C-terminal domain-containing protein: protein MLDLLQQQPLLVLLATIAAGAAVGAIPVGPLRFGAAGALFVGLLVGALLPEVGPQLGLFQNFGLALFAYVIGLGAGKVFFRDLRRNAPLMLASIAVIAVTAVTVRPLAAVLDLDLPTAIGVWAGSLTATPAMALAGDLTDSPDPAVGYGLSYLVGVIGTILMIMALASRPWSSAPRDPASTSDGKLKFRAATAHEEIAVQDIPGVAERRVRVVAVNRRGRVRLLSAAELIRPGDRVVLDGTSDSVSTAVEAFGSLTKETPGAIMQTVHVAMIIVTARELADRRLGHLALRERFGAQVARLRRSDVESLAAPETELKVGDRVLVVAPYRRMEAVRDFFGNSMRGLSDLDWVSLGVGMSIGYLVGMITLPLPGGASFALGSAAGTLVTGLVLGAVGRTGQTVWELSTEINLTLRQFGLMLFLGAVGLASGPAFVETVVTPVGLRSIGMAALITALTACLLILAARLLGQSVERTYGAMAGITGQPAILDFALSRTNDPRVTEGYAQLFALIMVVKIVVVPFLL from the coding sequence ATGCTCGACCTGCTGCAGCAGCAGCCGCTGCTGGTCCTCCTGGCCACCATCGCCGCCGGTGCCGCCGTCGGCGCGATCCCCGTGGGTCCGCTGCGCTTCGGCGCGGCGGGCGCCCTGTTCGTCGGTCTGCTCGTCGGTGCGCTGCTGCCCGAGGTCGGACCGCAGCTGGGCCTGTTCCAGAACTTCGGCCTCGCCCTGTTCGCCTACGTGATCGGTCTGGGGGCCGGCAAGGTGTTCTTCCGTGACCTGCGCCGCAACGCTCCCCTGATGCTCGCCTCCATCGCGGTGATCGCCGTGACGGCGGTGACGGTGCGTCCGCTGGCCGCCGTGCTCGACCTCGACCTGCCCACCGCGATCGGCGTGTGGGCCGGTTCACTCACCGCGACGCCCGCCATGGCCCTGGCCGGTGACCTCACCGACAGCCCCGATCCGGCGGTGGGCTACGGCCTGTCCTATCTGGTGGGCGTGATCGGCACGATCCTGATGATCATGGCCTTGGCGTCCCGTCCCTGGTCCTCAGCCCCCCGCGACCCCGCCTCCACCTCCGACGGCAAGCTGAAGTTCCGGGCCGCCACGGCCCACGAGGAGATCGCCGTCCAGGACATCCCCGGTGTCGCCGAGCGGCGCGTGCGCGTCGTGGCGGTCAACCGACGCGGCCGCGTCCGGCTGCTCTCCGCCGCGGAGCTCATCCGCCCCGGCGACCGAGTCGTGCTCGACGGCACCTCGGACAGTGTCTCCACCGCCGTTGAGGCCTTCGGGAGCCTGACCAAGGAGACCCCCGGGGCGATCATGCAGACCGTGCACGTGGCCATGATCATTGTGACGGCACGCGAGCTCGCGGATCGGCGGCTCGGGCATCTGGCCCTGCGGGAGCGCTTCGGCGCCCAGGTGGCCCGGCTGCGCCGCAGCGACGTGGAGTCCCTGGCCGCCCCGGAGACCGAGCTGAAGGTCGGCGACCGCGTGCTGGTGGTCGCCCCGTACCGTCGCATGGAGGCGGTGCGCGACTTCTTCGGCAACTCGATGCGCGGCCTCTCCGACCTCGACTGGGTGTCACTCGGGGTGGGCATGAGCATCGGCTATCTGGTCGGCATGATCACGCTGCCCCTGCCCGGCGGGGCGTCGTTCGCATTGGGCTCGGCGGCGGGGACGCTCGTAACCGGCCTGGTCCTGGGCGCCGTCGGCCGCACGGGACAGACCGTCTGGGAGCTGTCCACCGAGATCAACCTGACGCTGCGACAGTTCGGCCTCATGCTGTTCCTCGGAGCCGTGGGCCTGGCCTCCGGCCCGGCCTTCGTGGAGACCGTCGTGACCCCCGTCGGGCTGCGCTCGATCGGCATGGCCGCACTGATCACTGCGCTCACCGCCTGCCTGCTGATTCTCGCCGCGCGCCTGCTCGGGCAGTCCGTCGAACGCACCTACGGCGCGATGGCGGGCATCACCGGGCAGCCCGCGATCCTCGACTTCGCGCTCTCACGCACCAACGACCCCCGCGTGACCGAGGGCTACGCCCAGCTGTTCGCGCTGATCATGGTCGTCAAGATCGTGGTGGTCCCGTTCCTGTTGTGA
- a CDS encoding DUF4229 domain-containing protein: MRILLYGLVRLAIFAAVWGLCLWLGTGFLVAVIVATVLTFAISYLFLDRLRRSATSQLNEAWAGRPGRRGRTEQADADAEDAYTQGRYRE, encoded by the coding sequence GTGCGCATTCTTCTCTACGGACTCGTCCGGCTCGCGATCTTCGCCGCCGTGTGGGGCCTGTGCCTGTGGCTGGGCACCGGCTTCCTTGTCGCCGTGATCGTGGCGACCGTGCTGACCTTCGCGATCAGCTATCTGTTCCTCGACCGGCTGCGCCGCTCCGCCACGAGCCAGCTGAACGAGGCGTGGGCCGGCCGCCCTGGCCGCCGGGGCCGCACCGAGCAGGCGGACGCCGACGCCGAGGACGCCTACACTCAGGGCCGCTACCGCGAGTGA
- a CDS encoding PLDc N-terminal domain-containing protein, translated as MVRFLVPAAIVLVALTLYALFESLLTPAHRVRALPKWAWVLVVLVVPLVGPLLWLTLGRAQRHVDRPGTRSSAPDDDEEFLRGLREQRRRERREDGPADGTER; from the coding sequence ATGGTCCGCTTCCTCGTCCCCGCCGCGATCGTGCTCGTCGCCCTGACGCTCTACGCTCTGTTCGAGTCGCTGCTGACGCCCGCCCACCGCGTGCGCGCCCTGCCGAAGTGGGCGTGGGTGCTCGTCGTGCTCGTCGTGCCTCTCGTGGGGCCGCTGCTGTGGCTCACGCTCGGCCGGGCGCAGCGTCACGTCGATCGGCCCGGGACGCGTTCGAGCGCCCCCGACGACGACGAGGAGTTCCTGCGTGGGCTGCGCGAGCAGAGGCGTCGGGAGCGCCGCGAGGACGGCCCGGCGGACGGCACCGAGCGTTGA
- a CDS encoding 1,4-dihydroxy-2-naphthoate polyprenyltransferase, which yields MATMHQWIAAARLRTLPMAVAPVVVGSAAAALLDAFHPGRALLALIVALALQIGVNYANDYSDGVRGTDDDRVGPFRLTASGATDAKNVKHAAFTCFGLAMLAGLVLVALAGTWWMLLLGAASVAAAWYYTGGKKPYGYMGLGEVFVFVFFGLVATLGTTYTQALELHPAAWVGAVSCGLFSTALLMANNIRDIPTDRQVGKMTLAARLGETPARWSYVAMMAVATVLPLLLLGETGWFALTLLSAALAWIPCRKVLTARHPRQLIPVLKATSTVGMAFTLLFLVAVLLHR from the coding sequence ATGGCCACCATGCACCAGTGGATCGCCGCCGCCCGCCTGCGCACCCTGCCCATGGCGGTCGCGCCGGTCGTCGTCGGCTCGGCGGCGGCCGCGCTGCTCGACGCGTTCCACCCGGGCCGGGCGCTGCTCGCCCTGATCGTCGCGCTGGCCCTGCAGATCGGTGTGAACTACGCGAACGACTACTCGGATGGCGTCCGCGGCACCGACGACGACCGCGTCGGCCCCTTCCGGCTGACCGCCTCCGGTGCGACGGACGCGAAGAACGTCAAGCATGCCGCCTTCACGTGCTTCGGCCTCGCGATGCTCGCCGGGCTCGTGCTCGTCGCCCTGGCCGGAACGTGGTGGATGCTCCTGCTCGGGGCCGCCTCGGTCGCCGCGGCCTGGTACTACACCGGCGGCAAGAAGCCATACGGGTACATGGGCCTGGGCGAGGTGTTCGTGTTCGTGTTCTTCGGGCTCGTCGCGACCCTCGGCACCACCTACACACAGGCGCTCGAGTTGCATCCGGCGGCGTGGGTTGGGGCCGTTTCCTGCGGCCTGTTCTCCACGGCGCTGCTGATGGCCAACAACATCCGGGACATCCCGACGGACCGGCAGGTCGGCAAGATGACCCTCGCGGCCCGGCTGGGTGAGACGCCCGCACGGTGGTCCTACGTCGCGATGATGGCGGTCGCCACGGTGCTGCCCCTGCTGCTGCTCGGTGAGACGGGCTGGTTCGCGCTGACGCTGCTCTCGGCGGCCCTGGCGTGGATCCCGTGCCGGAAGGTGCTCACCGCGCGCCACCCGCGCCAGCTGATCCCGGTGCTCAAGGCGACCTCGACGGTCGGCATGGCCTTCACCCTGCTGTTCCTCGTGGCCGTGCTGCTGCACCGCTGA
- a CDS encoding 1,4-dihydroxy-2-naphthoyl-CoA synthase, with translation MSTPQTDADRFPVPEKVSDVFDPQRWRVVEGFDFEDMTYHRQVERDAEGRWVRDLPTVRIAFDRPEVRNAFRPGAVDELYRALDHARMTPDVGTILLTGNGPSPKDGGHAFCSGGDQRIRGRDGYRYAEGDTAETIDPARAGRLHILEVQRLMRTAPKAVIAVVNGWAAGGGHSLHVVADLTLASREHGRFKQTDATVGSFDAGYGSALLARQVGQKRAREIFFTAREYSAEDMVAMGAVNEAVDHERLEEVALEYAADINAQSPQALRMLKFAFNLPDDGMNGQQVFAGEATRMAYMTDEAVEGRDAFLQKRDPDWSAFPYYF, from the coding sequence ATGAGCACCCCGCAGACCGACGCCGACCGCTTCCCCGTCCCCGAGAAGGTCTCCGACGTCTTCGACCCGCAGCGCTGGCGCGTCGTCGAGGGCTTCGACTTCGAGGACATGACCTACCACCGTCAGGTCGAGCGCGACGCCGAGGGCCGCTGGGTGCGTGACCTGCCCACCGTGCGCATCGCCTTCGACCGTCCCGAGGTCCGCAACGCGTTCCGCCCGGGCGCCGTCGACGAGCTCTACCGCGCCCTCGACCACGCCCGCATGACCCCTGACGTCGGCACGATCCTGCTCACCGGCAACGGCCCCTCCCCCAAGGACGGCGGCCACGCGTTCTGTTCCGGCGGCGACCAGCGCATCCGCGGACGCGACGGCTACCGCTACGCCGAGGGCGACACGGCCGAGACGATCGACCCGGCCCGCGCCGGCCGCCTGCACATCCTTGAGGTGCAGCGGCTCATGCGCACCGCCCCGAAGGCCGTGATCGCCGTCGTCAACGGCTGGGCGGCCGGCGGCGGCCACTCACTCCACGTCGTCGCGGACCTGACGCTCGCCTCCCGCGAGCACGGCCGATTCAAGCAGACCGACGCCACGGTCGGCTCCTTTGACGCCGGCTACGGCTCGGCGCTGCTGGCCCGTCAGGTGGGCCAGAAGCGGGCCCGGGAGATCTTCTTCACCGCCCGCGAGTATTCGGCGGAGGACATGGTCGCCATGGGCGCCGTGAACGAGGCGGTGGACCACGAGCGGCTCGAGGAGGTCGCGCTCGAGTACGCGGCGGACATCAACGCACAGTCCCCGCAGGCGCTGCGCATGCTCAAGTTCGCGTTCAACCTGCCCGACGACGGCATGAACGGCCAGCAGGTGTTCGCCGGCGAGGCCACCCGCATGGCCTACATGACGGACGAGGCCGTCGAGGGCCGGGACGCGTTCCTGCAGAAGCGTGACCCGGACTGGTCGGCGTTCCCCTATTACTTCTGA